In Thunnus maccoyii chromosome 3, fThuMac1.1, whole genome shotgun sequence, the following proteins share a genomic window:
- the scn8ab gene encoding sodium channel, voltage gated, type VIII, alpha subunit b isoform X4, with translation MAAPLIAPPGPDSFKKFTPETLANIEKRIKEEKNKQPPKPRSDSSHRDTSDDNEPKPNSDLEAGKSLPFIYGDVPNGMVATPLEDLDPYYMNKKTFIVINKGKTIFRFSATPSLYILSPFNLLRRIAIKILIHSLFSMIIMCTILTNCIFMTFSDPPEWSKQVEYTFTGIYTFESLTKIVARGFAIDGFTFLRDPWNWLDFMVISMAYITEFVNLGNVSALRTFRVLRALKTISVIPGLKTIVGALIQSVKKLSDVMILTVFCLSVFALIGLQLFMGNLRNKCVVWPVNMTEQYLANGSKGFDWDEYIMNNTNFYFYPGQVDALLCGNSSDSGRCPEGFTCMKAGRNPNYGYTSFDSFGWAFLTLFRLMTQDFWENLYMLTLRAAGKTYMIFFVLVIFVGSFYLVNLILAVVAMAYEEQNQATIEEAEQKEAEFKAMLEQLKRQQEETLAPAMATSAGTVSEAALEDEGGGHLSRSSSEVSKLSSKSAKERRNRKKKWRQKEQEKEKGDSEKVVKSESDDGSKKSTIRFPGSRLGRKTSIMNQSLLSIPGSPFMSRHNSRSSIFSFKGRSKDMGSENEFADDEHSTVEESEDRRGSLFIPYRRNSYSGYSQGSSRIHPLAPHSGGKRNSTVDCNGVVSLIGPGPGRRLLPETTDVEIKKKHSGSLMVSVDQLNSSFKGKDRANSQMSVVTNTLIEELEESQRKCPPCWYKFANTFLIWECFPFWLKIKHIVYLIVMDPFVDLAITICIVLNTLFMAMEHYPMTDEFEGVLAVGNLVFTGIFAGEMFAKLIAMDPYYYFQEGWNCFDGFIVTLSLVELGLADVEGLSVLRSFRLLRVFKLAKSWPTLNMLIKIIGNSVGALGNLTLVLAIIVFIFAVVGMQLFGKSYKDCVCRIAEDCELPRWHMNDFFHSFLIVFRVLCGEWIETMWDCMEVAGQTMCLTVFMMVMVIGNLVVLNLFLALLLSSFSADNLAATDDDGEPNNLQLAVARIKRGVAWFKANMRVFVATVLKKSEEDEQKPLDEMYEKKLNCIANHTVDINRELDYAKNGNGTTSGIGSSVGKYMIDEDYMSFIHNPNLTVCVPIAVGESDFENLNTEDFSSESDVENSKDLDDTSSSEGSTIDIKPDVEEVAVVEVVEEYIDPDACWTDECVAKYKCCDVPITHGWGKHWWFLRKTCYLIVEHNWFETLIIFMILLSSGALAFEDVYIEQRKTVRIILEYADRVFTYIFILEMLLKWVAYGFVKYFTNAWCWLDFFIVDVSIVSLIANALGYSDLGPIKSLRTLRALRPLRALSRFEGMRVVVNALVGAIPSIMNVLLVCLIFWLIFSIMGVNLFAGKYYYCYNDTAEDLFHPDEVNNKTECLALISANFSEVRWKNVKINFDNVGAGYLALLQVATFKGWMDIMYAAIDSRKVEDQPLYEDNLYMYIYFVIFIIFGSFFTLNLFIGVIIDNFNQQKKKFGGQDIFMTEEQKKYYNAMKKLGSKKPQKPIPRPQNYIQGMVFDFVTQQVFDISIMIMICLNMVTMMVETDDQSKETEEVLYWVNFIFIVIFTGEFLLKLFALRHYYFTNGWNIFDVVVVILSIVGMFLADLIEKYFVSPTLFRVIRLARIGRILRLIKGAKGIRTLLFALMMSLPALFNIGLLLFLVMFIFSIFGMSNFGYVKHGAGIDDMYNFETFGNSMIILFMITTSAGWDGLLLPILNYPPDCDPLLENAGTPATGDCGNPSVGIFFFVMYIIISFLIVVNMYIAIILENFSVATEESADPLSEDDFETFYEIWEKFDPDASQFITYAKLSDFADALEHPLRVPKPNTIELIAMDMPMVSGDRIHCLDILFAFTKRVLGDSGELDMLRQQMEERFVAANPSKVSYEPITTTLRRKQEDVSARIIQRAYRAYLARRGFVCKRKPANNKVENGGNNQEQEKKEGTPSTASLPSYDSVTKPDKEKQDDNNEGKGGRKEKGRNQKDIRESKC, from the exons acATTTATAGTGATAAACAAAGGGAAAACAATCTTCCGCTTCAGTGCCACGCCCTCCTTGTACATCTTAAGCCCTTTTAATTTACTTAGGCGAATAGCTATTAAGATTTTGATACATTC GTTATTCAGCATGATCATCATGTGTACGATTTTGACCAACTGTATATTCATGACATTTAGTGACCCCCCAGAGTGGTCCAAACAAGTAGA gtacACTTTCACAGGTATCTATACGTTTGAGTCACTCACAAAAATTGTTGCTCGAGGCTTCGCTATAGATGGGTTCACATTTCTCAGAGACCCATGGAACTGGCTGGATTTCATGGTCATCTCAATGGC GTATATAACAGAGTTTGTAAACCTAGGCAATGTGTCAGCTCTGCGTACGTTCAGGGTTCTGAGGGCTTTGAAAACAATTTCAGTTATCCCAG GCCTGAAGACCATTGTGGGTGCTCTGATCCAGTCTGTGAAGAAGCTGTCGGATGTGATGATCCTGACCGTCTTCTGTCTCAGCGTCTTTGCTCTGATTGGACTGCAGCTCTTCATGGGGAACCTGCGGAATAAGTGTGTAGTCTGGCCAGTCAACATGACAGAGCAGTACCTGGCAAATGGCAGCAAAGGCTTTGACTGGGACGAATACATCATGAATAACA caaaTTTCTACTTCTACCCTGGTCAGGTTGATGCTCTACTATGTGGAAATAGTTCTGACTCGGG tCGATGTCCAGAGGGTTTTACATGTATGAAAGCCGGAAGGAACCCCAACTATGGTTACACCAGTTTTGACAGCTTTGGATGGGCTTTCCTCACCCTCTTTCGACTCATGACCCAAGACTTCTGGGAGAATCTTTACATGCTG ACTCTGCGAGCTGCAGGGAAGACCTACATGATCTTCTTTGTGCTGGTCATCTTTGTGGGCTCCTTCTACCTGGTGAATCTCATCTTGGCTGTGGTGGCCATGGCTTATGAAGAGCAGAACCAGGCCACTATTGAGGAGGCGGAGCAGAAAGAGGCTGAATTCAAAGCTATGCTGGAGCAGCTCAagaggcagcaggaggagacaCTG gCTCCTGCCATGGCGACATCTGCAGGCACAGTTTCGGAGGCTGCTTTGGAGGATGAAGGAGGGGGGCACTTGTCCCGCAGCTCCTCTGAAGTCTCCAAGCTGAGCTCCAAGAGTGCCAAGGAGCGTCGCAACCGCAAGAAGAAATGGCGGCAGaaagagcaggagaaagagaagggagaCAGTGAGAAGGTTGTTAAGTCTGAGTCAGATGATGGCAGCAAGAAAAGCACCATTCGTTTCCCAGGAAGCCGGCTGGGGAGGAAGACATCAATCATGAACCAG TCACTTCTCAGCATCCCAGGCTCACCCTTCATGTCGCGCCACAACAGCCGCAGCAGCATCTTCAGCTTCAAAGGCCGTTCCAAGGACATGGGCTCAGAGAACGAGTTTGCCGATGACGAACACAGTACAGTGGAGGAGAGCGAAGACCGCCGGGGCTCCCTATTTATCCCTTACCGCCGCAACAGCTACAGTGGCTACAGCCAAGGCTCGTCACGCATCCACCCGCTGGCACCCCACTCTGGAGGGAAGAGGAACAGCACAGTGGACTGCAATGGCGTGGTGTCTCTCATCGGCCCTGGGCCCGGCAGACGGCTTCTGCCTGAG ACTACAGATGTGGAGATCAAGAAGAAGCACTCTGGCTCTCTCATGGTATCTGTGGATCAGCTTAACTCCTCCTTTAAAGGAAAGGACCGTGCCAACAGTCAGATGAGCGTAGTGACCAACACACTGATAGAAG AGTTGGAGGAGTCTCAGAGGAAATGTCCTCCCTGTTGGTACAAGTTTGCCAACACCTTCCTCATCTGGGAGTGCTTTCCCTTCTGGCTGAAGATCAAGCACATAGTCTATTTGATTGTCATGGACCCATTTGTTGACCTGGCCATCACCATCTGTATTGTCCTCAACACCCTCTTCATGGCCATGGAGCACTACCCCATGACTGACGAGTTTGAGGGAGTCCTGGCTGTTGGCAACCTG GTTTTCACAGGCATCTTTGCTGGGGAGATGTTTGCCAAACTGATCGCCATGGACCCTTACTACTACTTCCAAGAAGGCTGGAACTGCTTTGATGGTTTCATTGTGACTCTGAGTTTAGTTGAGCTGGGGCTGGCTGATGTGGAAGGTCTGTCGGTGCTCAGGTCATTCCGATTG TTAAGAGTGTTCAAACTGGCCAAATCATGGCCCACCCTGAACATGCTGATCAAGATCATCGGTAACTCAGTGGGAGCCCTGGGTAATCTGACCCTCGTGCTGGCTATCATCGTCTTCATCTTTGCCGTTGTGGGCATGCAGCTGTTTGGCAAAAGCTACAAGGATTGTGTGTGTAGGATCGCAGAGGACTGTGAGCTGCCCCGCTGGCACATGAACGACTTCTTCCACTCCTTCCTGATTGTGTTCAGAGTGTTGTGCGGGGAGTGGATCGAGACCATGTGGGACTGTATGGAGGTGGCAGGACAGACCATGTGCCTCACTGTCTTCATGATGGTCATGGTCATCGGAAACCTGGTG gtGTTGAACCTGTTTCTGGCCTTGCTGCTGAGCTCGTTCAGTGCAGACAACCTCGCTGCcacagatgatgatggtgaGCCCAACAACCTCCAGCTTGCGGTAGCCCGCATCAAGAGAGGTGTTGCCTGGTTCAAGGCCAACATGCGGGTCTTTGTAGCCACAGTGCTCAAGAAG TCTGAAGAGGATGAACAGAAGCCTCTGGATGAAATGTATGAGAAGAAGCTCAACTGTATTGCAAACCACACAGTGGACATCAACCGTGAACTGGACTATGCTAAAAATGGCAATGGCACCACCAGCGGCATTGGGAGCAGTGTGGGAAAGTACATGATTGATGAGGACTACATGTCCTTCATCCACAACCCCAACCTCACTGTCTGCGTCCCTATTGCTGTTGGCGAGTCAGACTTTGAAAACCTTAATACGGAAGACTTCAGCAGTGAATCGGATGTGGAGAACAGTAAAGAT CTGGATGACACTAGTTCGTCTGAGGGCAGCACAATAGACATCAAGCCTGATGTGGAGGAGGTGGCAGTGGTGGAGGTAGTGGAGGAGTACATTGACCCAGATGCCTGCTGGACAGATG AATGTGTGGCCAAATACAAATGCTGTGATGTTCCCATCACGCACGGCTGGGGGAAGCACTGGTGGTTCCTGAGGAAGACGTGTTACCTGATTGTAGAACACAACTGGTTTGAAACCCTCATCATCTTTATGATCTTGCTCAGCAGTGGAGCCCTG GCCTTTGAGGATGTGTACATTGAGCAGAGGAAGACAGTCCGCATCATTCTGGAGTATGCTGATCGGGTTTTCACCTATATCTTCATCCTGGAGATGTTGCTGAAATGGGTGGCCTACGGCTTTGTGAAGTACTTCACTAATGCTTGGTGTTGGTTAGACTTCTTCATTGTGGAT GTGTCTATAGTCAGCCTTATAGCTAATGCGTTGGGCTACTCCGATCTAGGCCCGATTAAATCACTCAGGACACTAAGGGCCTTGAGACCCCTCAGGGCCCTGTCACGTTTTGAAGGGATGAGG GTTGTGGTGAACGCCTTGGTGGGTGCAATTCCCTCCATCATGAACGTGCTGCTGGTGTGTCTCATCTTCTGGCTTATCTTCAGCATCATGGGTGTCAACCTGTTTGCTGGAAAGTATTACTACTGTTACAATGACACGGCTGAGGACCTCTTCCACCCAGATGAggtcaacaacaaaacagagtgCCTTGCACTCATTAGTGCAAACTTCAGTGAAGTCAGATGGAAAAACGTCAAGATCAATTTTGACAATGTGGGTGCAGGATACCTGGCGCTCCTGCAAGTG GCAACATTTAAAGGCTGGATGGACATTATGTATGCAGCAATAGATTCTAGAAAG GTGGAGGACCAGCCCCTCTATGAGGACAACTTGTACATGTACATCTACTTTGTCATCTTTATTATCTTCGGGTCGTTCTTCACCCTAAACCTCTTCATCGGTGTCATCATCGATAACTTCaaccaacaaaagaaaaag TTTGGAGGTCAGGATATTTTCAtgacagaagaacagaagaaataCTACAATGCCATGAAGAAACTAGGATCAAAGAAACCACAGAAACCAATACCCAGGCCACAG AACTACATCCAGGGCATGGTGTTTGACTTTGTGACGCAGCAGGTGTTCGACATCTCCATCATGATCATGATCTGCCTCAACATGGTCACCATGATGGTGGAGACAGATGATCAATCAAAGGAGACAGAGGAAGTGCTTTACTGGGTCAACTTCATCTTCATTGTGATCTTCACTGGCGAGTTTTTACTGAAGCTCTTTGCGCTGCGTCACTACTATTTCACCAACGGCTGGAACATCTTTGATGTAGTTGTGGTCATCCTTTCAATTGTGG GAATGTTTCTGGCTGACCTGATTGAGAAGTACTTTGTGTCACCAACACTCTTCAGGGTGATTCGTCTGGCTCGTATCGGCAGAATCTTGCGTCTCATCAAGGGGGCCAAAGGAATCAGAACTCTGCTGTTtgccctgatgatgtcacttcctgcctTGTTCAACATTGGCCTACTACTTTTCCTGGTTATGTTCATTTTCTCTATCTTTGGCATGTCCAACTTTGGCTATGTGAAACACGGGGCTGGAATTGACGACATGTACAACTTTGAGACCTTTGGCAACAGCATGATCATCCTGTTTATGATCACCACGTCAGCTGGCTGGGACGGCCTGTTGCTGCCAATTCTTAACTACCCTCCAGACTGTGACCCCTTATTGGAGAATGCTGGCACCCCCGCCACAGGAGACTGTGGCAACCCTTCTGTGGGCATCTTCTTCTTTGTTATGTACATCATCATTTCTTTCCTAATTGTGGTCAACATGTACATCGCCATCATCCTGGAGAACTTCAGTGTGGCCACAGAGGAGAGTGCCGACCCACTCAGTGAGGATGACTTTGAGACCTTTTATGAGATTTGGGAGAAGTTTGACCCTGATGCCTCCCAGTTCATCACCTATGCCAAGCTTTCTGACTTTGCTGATGCACTTGAACACCCACTCAGAGTCCCCAAGCCAAACACCATTGAACTGATCGCCATGGACATGCCTATGGTGAGTGGTGACCGCATCCACTGCCTGGACATCCTGTTTGCCTTCACCAAGCGTGTGCTGGGCGACAGTGGCGAGTTGGACATGTTGAGGCAACAAATGGAGGAGCGTTTTGTGGCAGCCAATCCCTCTAAGGTCTCTTATGAGCCAATCACCACCACTCTGAGGCGCAAGCAGGAGGATGTGTCAGCCAGAATCATTCAGAGGGCCTACCGCGCCTACCTGGCTAGGCGGGGTTTCGTCTGTAAGCGCAAACCAGCCAATAACAAAGTGGAGAATGGCGGGAACAATCAGGAACAGGAAAAGAAGGAGGGCACTCCCTCAACTGCCTCCCTGCCCTCTTATGACAGTGTAACCAAACCTGACAAGGAGAAACAGGATGACAACAATGAGGGcaaaggagggaggaaagagaaaggaagaaaccAAAAAGACATCAGGGAATCTAAATGTTAG